One part of the Neoarius graeffei isolate fNeoGra1 chromosome 2, fNeoGra1.pri, whole genome shotgun sequence genome encodes these proteins:
- the LOC132880589 gene encoding tripartite motif-containing protein 16-like, which produces MAEASISVAQDQFMCPVCLDLLKDPVTISCGHSFCKVCINGCWDQEDQKGVYSCPQCRDTFTTRPVLRRNNMLDEVVQKLKKTEVQAASLAHCYAGPGDVECDFCTGRKHKAVKSCLMCLASYCETHLKPHLEVPALKKHTLIEASAKLQEKICSEHNKLIEIYCHTDQTCICYLCMLDKHKDHDAVSVATERVEKQSELKEEQMKSQQRIQEKQKKVQELKQAVNTIKLSAQTAVEDSERIFTELISSMEKKRWEVTELIRDQEKAELSRAERLLEQLEQEIADLQRRVTELEQLSHTHDHIHFLQVLASGRRSPEMYRPDFHTSSVTVRQHLSFDGVRNSLSDLKKRLEEFCEEEFNKIPPHAAAVQIISGPEPQSREEFLKYFCYLTLDPNTAHRRLILSEKNRAVRVSEREQRYSDHPERFDYWWQVLCKESVCGRCYWEVEWSGAGGVLISVSYKDISRKGRGNECVFGCNNQSWSLRCSSSSLSFCHNSIKTNLRVPSPSRIGVYVDHSAGTLSFYSVSDMMKLLHRVHTTFTQTLYAGFGVSMYSTVRLCDPELKCVVFSVKFLHVATLLLSRLFH; this is translated from the exons atggccgaggccagtatttcagtagctcaggaccagttcatgtgtccagtgtgtctggatctcctgaaggacccggtgactatctcctgtggtcacagtttctgtaaggtgtgtattaatggctgctgggatcaggaggatcagaagggcgtctacagctgtcctcagtgcagagacactttcacgacaaggcctgttctacgcagaaacaacatgctggatgaagtggtgcagaaactgaagaagactgaagtccaagctgcttctcttgctcactgttacgctggacctggagatgtggagtgtgatttctgcaccgggagaaaacacaaagccgtcaagtcctgtctgatgtgtttggcttcttattgtgaaactcatctgaaacctcatcttgaggttcctgctttgaaaaaacacacattaattgaagcctcagcaaaactccaagagaagatctgctctgaacataacaagctgattgagatctactgtcatactgatcaaacctgcatctgttatttgtgCATGTTGGATAAACATAAAGACCATGACGCTGTTTCAGTTGCAACAGAAAGAGttgagaaacag agtgagttaaaggaggagcagatgaaatcccagcagagaatccaggagaagcagaagaaggtgcaggagctgaaacaggctgtgaacactataaag ctcagtgcacagacagcagtggaggacagtgagaggatctttactgagctgatcagctccatggagaaaaagcgctgggaggtgacggagctgatcagagatcaggagaaggctgaactgagtcgagctgaacgactcctggagcaactggagcaggagattgctgatcttcagaggagagtcactgagctggagcagctttcacacacacacgatcacatccatttcctccag gttttagcttctggacgtcgcTCTCCTGAAATGTACAGACCAGACTTTCacacatccagcgtcactgtccgtcaacatctctcatttgatggagtgaggaattctctctcagatctgaaaaagagactcgaggaattctgtgaggaggaattcaacaaaatccctccacatg ctgcagcagttcagatcatttcaggaccagaaccacagagcagagaagagtttctgaaat atttctgttatctgactctggatcccaacacggcacatcgtcgcctcattctgtctgagaagaacagagcggtgagagtcagtgagagagagcagcgttactctgatcatccagagagatttgattactggtggcaggtgttgtgtaaggagagtgtgtgtggacgctgttactgggaggtggagtggagcggtgCTGGTGGTGTGCTCATATCtgtctcatataaagacatcagcaggaaaggacggggtaacgagtgtgtgtttggatgcaacaatcagtcctggagtctgcggtgttcttcttcatctctctctttctgtcacaaCAGCATTAAGACTAatctcagagttccatcaccctccagaataggagtgtatgtggatcacagtgcaggaactctgtccttctacagcgtctctgacatgatgaagctcctccacagagtccacaccacattcactcagactctatacgctgggtttgggGTCTCCATGTAttctacagtgagattgtgtgatccagaattaaagtgtgtagtgttttctgtaaaattcctgcacgttgccacgttgttgctcagtcgtctgtttcactag